The DNA sequence ATATCAGAGTGCCTTTGGATTTATAGAAGATATCAAAAAAGCAATGGAAGAAAGACAAGCATTTACATTAGGGGAAAAAGACCATGTAACAGACCTATCCTTTTCCAAAATAGAATTTGTCGGAAGAGAAGAAGAAAAAGCCCAGCTTGAACAAAGCTTGGAAAATGTAAAAAATGGAGAATTAGAAATTGTTTTAGTCTCAGGTGAAACAGGAGTAGGAAAGTCTACCTTAATTCATTCTTTTTTTCAAGGAAATGTAAAAAACGACTATTTGTTTTTATATGGAAAATTTGAAAGAACGGAAGAAAAACAGCCATATGGCCCATTGATTCAAGCGTTTACAACATTTATTCATACTATAGTTGCTCAAGGACCTGACGTCATCCAAGAATGGAAAGACCATTTTTCTTCGATTTTAGGAAATAATATTAATATCATTGCTGAGTTGTTACCAGATTTTCGTTTAATTGTTGGAAACACAGAGCCAGTATCCAATCTTCCTATCGTAGAATCTGAAAATCGATTTCGAATTGTGTTTCATGATTTCATTCAAAGTCTACGTCGAAATCATGAACCACTCGTTTTATTTCTTGATGACATTCAATGGGCAGATCAAGCAACGCTCCAATGGTTTAAAGAGGTCGTATCATTAACGATTCACTCTCATCTATTGGTTATTGGAACGTATCGCATTGAAAATAAAAACCAAAGTTCATTGAAAGAGCTATTGGCTGCTGTTGAACATTCAAACATAAGCAAAGACATTGTGGTTAAACCTTTTTCATTAGTAGAAATTGAAAACTGGTTAGGGAAGTTAATTAGTTTACCAGAGGAACAGTTGAAATTTATTGCAGCCGAATTGTCAAATAAAACATTAGGGAATCCACTGTTTCTTCATCGTTCTCTTCAATCAATTTATGACCAAAGAATTTTATTCTTTGACCATCATAAAGGATTATGGAATATGAGCCGAACCTTATTAGAGCAGTATAATGTATCAGACAATGTTGTTGACCTAATGATTCATAAACTATCAAGCTTTTCTGAAAGAGTAAGAGATATACTGCACATTGCCGCATGTATAGGGAATGTCTTTACACAAACTTTAATTGAAAGAGTAAGCTCTATTCCTTCAGAAGAAATCACGGAATATATTCGAATTGCTTTGAAAGAAGGACTTATTCAGGAAAGAGAGCATATTTCAATCTCTACCTCTATAACTGAAAATCGCTTTTATATGTTTATCCATGATGAAATTTGGAAAGCCGTTTACGCGCAAATCCCAGTTGAAGTAAAAATCAAAACTCATTGGAGAATTGGGAAAAGTAAGCTAAACACAAGTGAAAAATTCTCAAAGGATATTACCTATGACATAGTTCAACAACTAAATTTTGGTATGGATATGATAATCGATAAAAGAGAACGAAAAGTGATTGCTTATTATAATTTTAAGGTTGGGAAAAGAGCTAAAGATGCAATCGCCTATGATTCAGCCTTGTCATATTTTAATAAAGGCTTACAATGGCTAGGTTCAGATGGTTGGATTGAGCATAACTTAAGTTTTTCTCTAACGTACTCTGTTATTGAATGTCTCTATTTAATGGGGAAACCAGAAGAGGCTGAAAAGGAATTAGAAATCCTTAAAGACCATAGTTTAACTCTTGCAGAAAAGATTAACGTAATCCAACTAAAAATGAAAATCGTTCATCACTTGCGACATCCAGAAAAAATCATTGCAACTGCACATGAGGGACTGAAGCTACTGGGCTATTCTTTTCCGCAAAAAGCAAATAAATTTATTATCCTTAAAGAACTGCTAGCAGTTAAGTTGAAATTAAGAAATCAGCAACTTAGTGATACATATCGAAAAGAAAGTGATAATGAGAAAAGCGATTTATTGTTCTCCGTACTAGAAAGCCTAGGCGTATCACTCTATTTACATAATAGAGAATTATATGGGTTGCATATTCTTAAAATGGTACAACTTCATCTTAAGAGTCCAGGTTCTTCCTCGGCGGCCCTTACATTTATGGAATATTCTATTTTACTGATTGAAGGACTTGGGCAATTTAAAAAAGGGTATCAACTTGGAAATCAAGCATTGGCATTAGCTAATAAATATAATAACCATTACATTCAAGGGTTAGTTGAATTTATATTTGGAGGATTTATCAATCACTTGGAACACCCCATTGAGCAAAACATCGGGTACTTTCAACGTGCTTTTAAATTCAACCGGGAATCAGGGAATGTGATTGTTGCAGGAGGTTCACTAGTACAACTCACACTATCTCAAATGATGTGTGGTGTTCATGTGGACGAAATTCATCTTACCATAAAAGAACAAGTGAATAATGTAAAAGCACTTCGGTTAGAGGAGTTTACTCATTATTTCTATTTAATCGAGAAGATGATAGAGATACTAAGAAGTGAAACCAATTCTAGCAAGGAAAAAGCTCATTTAGAACAATCATATAAGCATTTTAATTCGCTTTATGACGGTTTCGGAAGTGTTGAGTTATATATGAAATGGGCCATGGTTTACTACTCATTTTATACAAATGATTTTAGCAAAGCTGTTAAAGAGGGGAAATACATTGAAACGTATTTAAGTAAACAAAATAATGTCTTTGGGTTCGCAGTGGCGGACTTTTGGTTGTATTATAGCATTTCGATTTGCTTGTCATGTTCAGTAGATGAACAGGAACAACGAAATAGTGTAAAAAAGATGATTAAAAAATTAAAGAAGTGGTCGTTGCAGTCTAAAGAAAATTACTTATTTCGTTATTTGTTTGCTCGTGGAGTGTGGGAATATTGGAACGGTGAGAGTGATAAAGCCATCACAACTCTCGACGAGGCATTAGACATCACAGGTGAGAAAAACTTATATCAATACAAAGCTTTTTTTACAACATTAATCGCTAAAATCTATAAAGAAAAACAAAAGCAAACCATTTCACAAGGCTATTATAGGGACGCCTACAACTTATTTAAGAAGTGTGGAGCGGTATCATTGGCGAATAGTGTCATTCAAGAAAACGCGCTTTTATTAGAACGACATGAGTACAAACCAGCATCTCCATCAATTGATGCGATTAGTTTAATTAAAGCATCGCACATACTTTCTAAGGAAATTGTCGTGGAATCCATTTTGACCAAGCTCATGGAAATTGTAACGGAAAATGCAGCTGCACAATATGGTCTTCTAATGTCAGAGAGACAAGATGAACTATTTGTTGAAATAGAAACAAGAGTAAAAGGAGTAACTCAAGAAATTAAAGTTATGGACTCGGTTCCAGCAACCAACACATCTATGTTACCTCTATCGGTGATTCATTATTGTTCAAAGATAAGAGAAGCTGTTATTTGTGAGAATTTGAGTGAAGATAGTCGTTTTCATTTTGATGAATATGTGGTCAAGCACAAGCCAAAGTCAGTTATATGTATACCTATCCTAAATAAAAGACGCTTAATGGGCATGCTTTATTTAGAAAATAATTTATCCACTTCTGCTTTTACAAATGAGCATGCGACCATACTTGATTTGTTAATATCACAGGCAGCCATCTCTATCGAAAATGCACGCTTATATACGAGTATGCAGGAGTTGAACGATAGGCTTGAAGAGAAAGTAAAGGAACGAACACGAAATATAGAACAGTTGCAACGAGAGACGTCTGAAGCGTTGGCTGAAAAGTCTGTACTAGAAGAACGTAACCGCATCGCTAGAGAAATCCACGATGTTGTTGGCCATACGTTAACAACGACTATTGTTCAAATGGAAGCAAGTAAACGTTTATTTTCTAAGGACCCGAAACTCGCTTTAGAAAAATTAGATGTTGGACAACAATTAATTCGAAAAGGATTAAATGATATTAGAAGTTCCGTGAAAATGTTAAAAGATACAGGCTCAACTTTTGATTTCTTTGTGGAACTAAATGAACTTGTCCAGCAAACGAGTTTGCATGCAGGCATTGTAATTCATAAACATATTTCTACATTACCGGCATTACCATTATTGATGAAAAAAGTGTTATATCACGCCTTTCAAGAAGGAGTAACGAACGCTATACGACATGGCAAGTGTAGTGAATTTACAATTGAGATTTCTCAAATTAATAATGAGATTATTTGCATCCTCTCAGACAATGGAATTGGTACAGATCAGCTTACGTTTGGATTTGGACTCCAGTCAATGTCAGAAAGAGTTGTTGAATTAAACGGTAGCTTA is a window from the Bacillus alkalicellulosilyticus genome containing:
- a CDS encoding AAA family ATPase, whose translation is MIAGFEFQEKIVEGKDTILYRARSIESNETVIIKTSLYDHPTFEQIESFKREVDRGLSLSEEFILPFTLYHEPIPKKNAYLVSKDYPVITLEQYISQYQPSLQDFYDISIRIAKVIGNIHQHRIVHHFINPSSILITPDTKEIRLTDFSFSTTFSNSLTSSQIQRLIEHAAPYLSPEQTGRIGRIVDYRTDFYSLGVTLYLLLTSSKPFQGNDYLEWIHAHIGKLPVEPHTMTPSIPKSASNIVMKLLAKTPDDRYQSAFGFIEDIKKAMEERQAFTLGEKDHVTDLSFSKIEFVGREEEKAQLEQSLENVKNGELEIVLVSGETGVGKSTLIHSFFQGNVKNDYLFLYGKFERTEEKQPYGPLIQAFTTFIHTIVAQGPDVIQEWKDHFSSILGNNINIIAELLPDFRLIVGNTEPVSNLPIVESENRFRIVFHDFIQSLRRNHEPLVLFLDDIQWADQATLQWFKEVVSLTIHSHLLVIGTYRIENKNQSSLKELLAAVEHSNISKDIVVKPFSLVEIENWLGKLISLPEEQLKFIAAELSNKTLGNPLFLHRSLQSIYDQRILFFDHHKGLWNMSRTLLEQYNVSDNVVDLMIHKLSSFSERVRDILHIAACIGNVFTQTLIERVSSIPSEEITEYIRIALKEGLIQEREHISISTSITENRFYMFIHDEIWKAVYAQIPVEVKIKTHWRIGKSKLNTSEKFSKDITYDIVQQLNFGMDMIIDKRERKVIAYYNFKVGKRAKDAIAYDSALSYFNKGLQWLGSDGWIEHNLSFSLTYSVIECLYLMGKPEEAEKELEILKDHSLTLAEKINVIQLKMKIVHHLRHPEKIIATAHEGLKLLGYSFPQKANKFIILKELLAVKLKLRNQQLSDTYRKESDNEKSDLLFSVLESLGVSLYLHNRELYGLHILKMVQLHLKSPGSSSAALTFMEYSILLIEGLGQFKKGYQLGNQALALANKYNNHYIQGLVEFIFGGFINHLEHPIEQNIGYFQRAFKFNRESGNVIVAGGSLVQLTLSQMMCGVHVDEIHLTIKEQVNNVKALRLEEFTHYFYLIEKMIEILRSETNSSKEKAHLEQSYKHFNSLYDGFGSVELYMKWAMVYYSFYTNDFSKAVKEGKYIETYLSKQNNVFGFAVADFWLYYSISICLSCSVDEQEQRNSVKKMIKKLKKWSLQSKENYLFRYLFARGVWEYWNGESDKAITTLDEALDITGEKNLYQYKAFFTTLIAKIYKEKQKQTISQGYYRDAYNLFKKCGAVSLANSVIQENALLLERHEYKPASPSIDAISLIKASHILSKEIVVESILTKLMEIVTENAAAQYGLLMSERQDELFVEIETRVKGVTQEIKVMDSVPATNTSMLPLSVIHYCSKIREAVICENLSEDSRFHFDEYVVKHKPKSVICIPILNKRRLMGMLYLENNLSTSAFTNEHATILDLLISQAAISIENARLYTSMQELNDRLEEKVKERTRNIEQLQRETSEALAEKSVLEERNRIAREIHDVVGHTLTTTIVQMEASKRLFSKDPKLALEKLDVGQQLIRKGLNDIRSSVKMLKDTGSTFDFFVELNELVQQTSLHAGIVIHKHISTLPALPLLMKKVLYHAFQEGVTNAIRHGKCSEFTIEISQINNEIICILSDNGIGTDQLTFGFGLQSMSERVVELNGSLHVESTEGGGLTLVIRLPLSEQVTKVITLS